Genomic DNA from Patescibacteria group bacterium:
TGGCAAGACAGACACTTTTTTCTCGCCGGTAGCCTTTTTGATGCTTTTCGTTTTCTCGGCATTAGTCACCGGGATCCTTGTTTTAGGGCGGCCGGCCTATCTTTTTCTTCACGGCCAAAAAGATGAAGCCGTTAAGTTCCTCGGATTTACTGTTGGCTGGATGTTTCTTTTGGTAATCGTTGCCTTCGGACTTCTTCTTTTAGCCAAGACCATGTAAATGAAAATAATCCTCCAAAAATATATTGCCCAATCCGGCTTTTCTTCAAGGCGCAGGGCCGAAGAGCTAATCCGGCAGGGAAAAGTAATTGTTAACGAAAAAGTTGCTAAGCTTGGCGATAAAATTGACGAAGAAAATCTGCCGGAGATTTTTGTCGATGGCAGAGAATTAAGGTTGCCAGAAGCGAAAATATATATTAAATTGAATAAGCCGGCCGGATATACCTCGACCGCGGCCCGCTTTAAAGGCGAAAAGAACGTATTTAGTCTGGTAAAGGTAAAAGAGCGGCTTTTCATTGTCGGGCGATTAGATAAAGCGAGCCGAGGCTTAATTCTTTTAACTAACGACGGCGAGCTCGCCAATAAGCTTACCCATCCGCGATATGAAAAAGAAAAAGAATATATTGCAATCGTTAGCGGCAAGAACATAGATACTAAAAAAGCGGTGAGCCAATTTAGCGCCGGTATAGATATCGGCGAAGGCGATGGAATCGTCCGGGCGAAAAGAGTTAAGTATCAGAGCGGTGGAAAATTTTCAATAGTTTTAACCGAAGGAAAGAAACGCCAGATCCGGCGGATGTTTAAAGCTTTGGGGCTTGAGGTAATGGATTTAATAAGAGTAAGAATCGGGAAGTTGGGGTTAGGCAGTTTAAAAGAAGGGGAGTGGAAAAAACTGACCGGCGAAGAGATAAAAAAACTGGAGTCATAAAAATTGAATACACGGAGAGGTACGAGAGCGGTTGCCCGCCTCGCCGGCGGGTAAAAATCGGGTAGTACAATTAAATAATTATATCGGGGAGAGGTGGCCGAGCGGCTGAAGGCACGACTCTCGAAAAGTCGCAGATCCTCACGGGTCTCGAGGGTTCGAATCCCTCCCTCTCCGCATACAACTTTCAATTTAAATTTTATGCCAAATTTTGAGATTAGAAAATTAAGGGAATATTATAATTCGTTAAAAGGAGTTAATAAAGTCTTAGAAGATTTGACTAAAAAAAATCCAACATGGGCAATAGATGGAGATTTGGTTTTAGAATATGAAAAAGTTATAAACCAGGCAAACACGGACTTACCAGGTTTATTAGCCCCTTTTAGTAAGAATGAATTTTTTGCATTTCATAGCGTAAACGGCCATGCGCATTACAAGCCAAATGGAATAAAAGCAAATATTGCAAGAAATTTAGGAATAATTAAATCGGAAATTGATGACACTGAAAGCATTCCTGTAATTACAGAAAAGAGTTTTGATTTTATAGAAGACGAAAAAATTAAGAAAATTTTAGAAAGAGACTACTTAGAAATACAACGTAATTTAATATCTACTAATTGGAAGTCTACAATTTTATTAAGCGGAGGATCAATCGAAGCAATTTTATTGGATTTACTAAAAAAAGATCAGACCAAAGCAACATCTTCATCTAAGGCTCCTCACGAAAGTGACTTAAATAAATGGGATTTGAACAGTTTGGTAGAGGTAGCTGTTGAAGAAAATTTTATCGGGTCAGAGATTGCTAAATTAAGCCATACAATAAGAGAATACCGCAATTTAATACATCCAGGTGTTGAAATACGTAACCATTTAAAGGTTGAACCGGAAGAAGCAAAAATTGCTATTGAGGTTTTAAATATTCTTGTTAGAGAACTTTCTGGTTGAGGGATGTATTTTGTTCCAACGCAAAAGTTTTAACTTCGTCCTAAACGGGCAGCAAACAAGTTTATAGGGTATGAAATTTAATAAGGTTATTATAAATTTAAAGTACGTTAAAAAAACTCTTAAAATTATAGGACTTGTTTTGTCAATATTAGCACTTTTATTTTCCATGTCAGAACATTATGGTGTATGGGATAGATTGCGAGGCACGAATTATCTGCTCGATGTTTATGCACGACTAGAGACTTCTTACGCTGACGTTGATCGAATTATTTATCCTTACGATCCAGCGTGGAAGCCGTTGTTGCATCTAATATATAGGTATTCGAGCGCTGATTTTCCAAAAGAGAGAGAGCCTAAGTGTATTGGTCGCGGTCAGGCTACAGCTGCGTTTAAGCAAGATTTAGGAAAAGGTAAAATGACTGAATGGACCGCGCCATCAACCCCTTTTGTTATTCTCTATAAAGAATGGCCCGTAGTTGGAGCGGTAAATCCAGAAGATTACCGAATTGTTGGATCAATTGGGGATTTAAAAAATTGGATTCAGCAAGACAAGAATGAATTTAATTTCAAAATACATAACATATTCTTTGGAGTACTCTCAATCGCCGTGGCTTGCCTGCT
This window encodes:
- a CDS encoding pseudouridine synthase, which translates into the protein MKIILQKYIAQSGFSSRRRAEELIRQGKVIVNEKVAKLGDKIDEENLPEIFVDGRELRLPEAKIYIKLNKPAGYTSTAARFKGEKNVFSLVKVKERLFIVGRLDKASRGLILLTNDGELANKLTHPRYEKEKEYIAIVSGKNIDTKKAVSQFSAGIDIGEGDGIVRAKRVKYQSGGKFSIVLTEGKKRQIRRMFKALGLEVMDLIRVRIGKLGLGSLKEGEWKKLTGEEIKKLES